The genomic interval ACCATGCGGGTGGGAACCGGCCCCTCCTCTTCAGCTGGACAAAGGGTTCAGAAGGTGTGACGGGCGGCGGATCTCCCCCGGTCGAGGCGCCATGAGCGGGGCCTTCGCCATGGGGAGTTGACCGAAAGCTTTCCATCCGACAACTATTGAGCTCACGTCGCGGCACCTGCCCTGCCCCGACGGCCGAGCTGAGCTGCCCGCCCTGCCGGGCGCCGCTTGCCCGGGGGCATGGCCCGCGCGAGGATCCGCCTCATCATGTACACCGGCGCAAAAGAGACGAGTTGACCGTCTCCTGCATCCACCTGCAGGAAAACGAGAGAAAAGCTTTCCATCTGACAACAATCAGACTGGAATCTGTCAGACTCGTGACGCCACATGCGCCTCGCGGGCGGCTGGGTGCTACTTCATCGTATGTTCAACAGGGGGCCGGCCGTGCCGTGGTGGTGGAAGCGAAGACGTACTGAACCCACTTCGACGCACCCGGCCCCTCTCTTGGCTATCGGGTTGACTCAGGCCGACTTCCAGTGCCTCGTCCGTGTGATAGAGCATGCACGTGAGCGACTGGAAGACGCTGAGGACAGCACACCGGAGACAGTCCGCAACGCCTCGGGCGCTGAGCTGCTGTCACTGCTCTACCCGCGTGTCGGCACGGCTGTCGCCCACGACTGCGATGTGGCGATGCTGGCGTCCGAGATCCGCTACTTGGAAGCTGCTGTCGTCAACTTGGAGTCGTACGGCGGACACCAGTCGGTGCTGTGCGAGGGGTACACGCTCTTGGAGCGGATCGACTCCCTCAGGAGTGACGAACGGCAGGCGCAGCTGATCGACGGCATACTCACTCTGCCGCGGTCGGCTCCACGGGCCCCGTGCGACTGGTGAACGCCCCATGACCAGCGGATCTCGGTGATTGCATCAGACCCCGCCCCACGGCGGAACGCATACATGCCAAGGGCGATCAACCACAGCCAGCACGAGGGCCCCGCGCCTGCCTGGTCGAGGAGTTGGCGGCGCCGTGGCAGGCCGGGGTCGAGGGTCGTCGCCATGCTGCGGGAGGCGGGGTCCGCGAGCGGGCCGCGGAGACCGACGCCCGCCTCCAACTGGTCAGCGTCGAACGGCTGGTGGCCACGCTGAGCCATCTGCGGCACGACCTGTCGCGCGCGGTGCTCGGCCTGCTGTTCGGCGTCGACCGCTCCACCGTCACCCGCGCGATCGCAGAAGTACGCACGGCTCCCTGCGGATCGAGCATGCGCCGTCCCCGACCGTCCTGCCTGCGCCTTCGGACGCTGACGGATGTGTTCGCCTACGCCCAGGCCGAAGGCATCGAGCCGCGCCTGGACGCCACGGAGATCCAGGTCCGCCGGCCACCGGCCCTGCGGCCTGGCCGTATGCACGATGCCGCAGCCGCCCGCAACGAAGGCATCGCCGTCCGCTTCCAGCATTGTTCCTGAGCCGCGACCACCGCGGACAAGCGATCACACCGCCCAGAAACCTGCTCACCGGTCCGCCTGCACCGACGGCACTCAGGCCCAGGGGCTGACCACCGTGAAGGAGCTGTCGGCGCGGAACGTGTCGGTGTTCTGGTAGGGGTCCACGCGCAGGGCGTAGTCGTAGTGGCGGATGTAGCGGCCGGGGTAGTTGTACGACTCCAGGCGGACGGAGCCGGAGGCGCTGCCCGGGCGGGCGCAGTAGGTGGCGTCCTTCTTGAAGGTCTCGGTGCCGTTGCTGCTGTCGAAGCGGACCCGGAAGTCCCAGTGGCGGAGATAGCGGCCGGAGGAGTCGCGGAAGGAGTAGCAGTTGGCGTCGGCGAGGCCGGGTACGACGGTGAAGGTGGCGCTCTGCTTGACGGCGGTGCTGCTGGAGGTGCCCACCGGGTCGATGTAGCCGAGGCTGTCGGTGCGTACCACCGCGTACCGGTCGGGGTAGTTGACCGACCGCAGCGACCTGGAGGCGTTGGCGGGCAGGGTGACACCGCCGGGGACTGTCTCCTTCAGCACGGTGGCGTGGCGGATGAAGCCGGACAGCCCGGGCACCTCGGTGGGCGCGGACCAGGTGGCGAAGTTGTCGTAACTGTCGCTGTACCAGTACTTTCCGGCGCGGTAGCCGTCGTAGTAGATGCGCCAGCCGCCGTTGTCGAGCTGGACCAGGGCCGGACCCTCGACCCAGTCGCCGAAGCCCGCCCAGTCGCCCGTCTTGCGCAGGGTGTACGGGCCGGTGAGGCTGGAGGCGGTGGCGTACTCGATGTACTTCGTCGTCTCGTTCTTGGTGAACGCGTGGTAGGTGGAGCCGACCTTGACGATGAAGGTGTCGATGTAGTTCGGGCCGATACCGGACAGCTGGGTGGGCGCGGACCAGGTGGTCAGCGCCGCGTTGGTCGCCGTGATCTTGTAGGCGGTGAAGTGGGTGGCGGTGCTCGCCGCCGTCAGGGACACGACGACGTTGACGCTGCCGTCGGTGTCGATGAACCACTCAGGTGCCCAGGTGCGGGTCAGCCCGCTGATCGGGATCGTGTAGTTGTACAGGAACGTCCAGTTGACCCGGTCGGCGCTCCGGGCGAAACCGAT from Streptomyces sp. CC0208 carries:
- a CDS encoding glycoside hydrolase family 43 protein, producing the protein MNRTVRKLLALLGPLLLVLLGGAVFEGTATAAAPPAGQATRYTMTAFTNSSESNLYVYDSPDATGFTLQKGPAYTPPSGLIRDPSIFKHTDGYYYLTYTTDWTGNTIGFARSADRVNWTFLYNYTIPISGLTRTWAPEWFIDTDGSVNVVVSLTAASTATHFTAYKITATNAALTTWSAPTQLSGIGPNYIDTFIVKVGSTYHAFTKNETTKYIEYATASSLTGPYTLRKTGDWAGFGDWVEGPALVQLDNGGWRIYYDGYRAGKYWYSDSYDNFATWSAPTEVPGLSGFIRHATVLKETVPGGVTLPANASRSLRSVNYPDRYAVVRTDSLGYIDPVGTSSSTAVKQSATFTVVPGLADANCYSFRDSSGRYLRHWDFRVRFDSSNGTETFKKDATYCARPGSASGSVRLESYNYPGRYIRHYDYALRVDPYQNTDTFRADSSFTVVSPWA